A part of Liolophura sinensis isolate JHLJ2023 chromosome 1, CUHK_Ljap_v2, whole genome shotgun sequence genomic DNA contains:
- the LOC135462030 gene encoding uncharacterized protein LOC135462030, with amino-acid sequence MWKVELTDVGPDFSDTDVVRAIESRNCRRLLYLIRAGAVEVNKRDGLTGGSYLHRIVETCRTVPSCEEMKVVPLVYALSNAGIDMDAVDSQGNTALRMSIRYRLLDVMVACLKAGANADQTEEELIAKHTALFSYEFFNWFRKLVPGYWQAVEENNAFRVNKLVKSWCRINVERGNESLLEFAKRINAKRKIVDLLEQNEASIDFAHATIAGDEERMKFLLCNRSVSLNTVDYSHRKDIFSQLTPLSLRETALAYGHHHVLHLLEDRTFERRNRQAKPSSICAIT; translated from the coding sequence ATGTGGAAGGTAGAGTTGACGGATGTTGGTCCGGATTTCTCTGACACTGACGTTGTAAGGGCTATCGAGTCGCGGAACTGTCGGCGTCTGCTATACCTCATTAGAGCCGGTGCCGTCGAAGTGAACAAACGGGACGGGCTAACCGGCGGAAGCTACCTCCATCGGATAGTCGAGACTTGTCGAACAGTTCCATCCTGTGAGGAGATGAAAGTTGTGCCTCTGGTATACGCTCTGTCAAACGCCGGCATTGACATGGACGCTGTGGACAGCCAAGGCAATACAGCATTGCGCATGTCCATTAGGTACCGTCTTCTAGACGTCATGGTGGCCTGTCTCAAGGCTGGCGCCAATGCTGACCAAACTGAGGAGGAGCTCATAGCCAAACACACCGCATTGTTCTCTTACGAGTTTTTCAACTGGTTCAGAAAACTTGTGCCGGGATATTGGCAAGCAGTGGAGGAGAACAACGCCTTTCGTGTGAACAAACTGGTAAAATCTTGGTGCAGAATTAATGTTGAACGCGGGAACGAGTCTCTGTTGGAGTTTGCGAAAAGAATCAATGCAAAACGGAAAATTGTTGATCTTCTAGAACAGAATGAGGCTTCCATTGATTTCGCCCACGCGACAATAGCCGGTGATGAGGAACGCATGAAGTTCTTGTTGTGCAATCGTTCTGTTAGTCTAAACACAGTGGATTATTCTCACAGGAAGGACATCTTTTCACAGTTAACTCCCTTGTCATTACGAGAAACAGCTTTGGCATATGGCCACCATCATGTGTTGCATTTGCTAGAAGACCGCACCTTTGAGAGGCGAAACAGACAGGCAAAGCCTTCCAGTATTTGTGCAATAACATGA